Genomic segment of Streptomyces sp. NBC_01210:
CTTGTCGCGGGAGGGTTGCCTCCAAACTCGCCATGGAGGTACTTATGAGGATTCGCCCAGTGCTCATTGCGATTACGACCGCTGCGCTGATGCCGCTCAGCTCTGCACCTACGTTCGGTGCTACATTCTCCTCCGGCTCAGCGACCAGTCAGGGTTCAAAGTCCGCAACCGATCATTCGGATGTGGGCCCAACCACTATCCGGGAGTGCACCGGGACGGAAAGGAGCACTCGAACAAAGCTATGCGGAAATCACCCTGTCCCGGGTGGAGCGAGGCTCAGGTTCGGGGGGATCCCGGAGTTTCTAGGTGATTGTACTACGTCTTTCACCGTATTCAAAAAGGGCGATTATTCGAAGAAGTACGCACTGACCGCAGGGCATTGCGCAGATCAGAGGCGACCGTCAGTATTTAGCGTTCCAGACTATTTCGGCACTGTTGGAGATGTTAACTACACCAATGATCAAGACTCTGCCCTCGTGACGCCCGCACCAGGAATCCGTCTGGACAACACTATCTTCACCGGCGACCGCGAAAGCTCTACAAAAACATCTCTAGTCAAAGGTACGGCAACACCGGGCAATAAAGACTACGTATGCGTGAGCGGCTCCTTCACTGCCGAAGTCTGCAAAGTGAAGGTCGTCACAAGCAAGCCTCGCTGCTTTACATTCCGGCTCAGAACAACAGGCGAAAAGGTCAGGAGGTGTGGTCTCATGATGGCGCAAAAGGCTGAGCATCGAGTTTCCTATCCAGGAGACAGTGGAGGACCTGTTTACCAGCACACCAAGAACGGCCTCATTCGTGCGGTCGGAACTATCGTTGGCGGTTATGAATCCCGCGCCAATACCCCGTTCCCCGAGCACGACATCGTGTACTACCGGCCCATTGAAGACGTTCTGAGGCATCAAAATGCGGAGCTGCAGATCTGCGGCCCAGCGGATATCTGCGACTAAAGGAGCGCTCGGCTAACTCTCGACACCTAGAATGGGAGGGGGTAAGGGCGTCTGGCCCCCGCCCCCTCCCGCTCCGTCTCTCGAGCTCTGCTGCGTCTGTTCCCTCAAGAGTAAAATAAGCTTCTGGAGTTGTCGGGCGGGCAGTCGTCGAGATTTCGCCCGGAATTACCCTTACGCACGCTTCCAGTAATGATCACGCCACGTACCGCACGGCCACTGAATCACCCTTGCGCCATCTTCTTTGCTGCCGGCCTCCACGGCCAGGCATTTATTACTGTTTCGGTTTACGGCTCGATACTTGTTGGTGCCGACCGCCTCGAATCGCCAGTAATGATCAAACCAGTCACCGCAAGGCCACTGAATGACCTGCACGCCATCCTCGACACTTCCGCCTGGGACTCCAAGGCACTTATTCGTCTTCTTGTTTACCACCTTGTAGTACTGAACGTCACTAGTGAAAGCTTCCTCAAGCTTCCACTGATGGTCTTCCCAACCCCCGCATCCCCACTGGATTAGCCCCACCCCGTCCTGCGTGCTCCCGCCAGGAATCGCCAGGCACTTATTGGTTCCAGCGTTCTTGAGATAACTGAACGTCGGAGAGGCTGTTGCACTTCCTGTGAGTGCTGTGTTCACTACGACGGCGGCCATTGCAGCCGACAGTACGATCACTCTTCTCCACTCTTTCACGAATTTCTCCCGTTCGGTCCGTCGAGTATGAATGATGTTGCGGCTGCCCCAAAGGTGAATCTCATTGCATGAGAACTCACCGATCCGAGTGCATGCAGTGCTTGTTGCGAAAGAGGCCGAAAAGGTTGGGAATATGTCCGACTAGCCCCTCTTGCTTGCCAGCCCGGTCAGTGGAACCAGGGCCCTGCGCACGTCGAATCGCTAAAGGTGATCTCGCGGCTCTGTGATCAGGCTGGGCTGAGGGCGAGACCGCGCATGTGGGCAACGCCGCTGGTGGCTCAGAAGAAATCGTCGCCCTTCAGGCAGCAGTCCCGCAGGATCTTCCAGTTCTTCATGCGTGCGAGGGCGTGCTCCCCTCGCACGGACCCACCGGTGGGAGGTCTTGTGTTGTTCTTTCCAGTCGGGCAGCCGGTCCTGACCGGCTTTACGCCGGTGGGGCATGCGGGCTTCGGTGCCCTGGTAGGCGCCATCGGCAAGCGCGGTTGCGCTGCCGCAGGCATCCTTGATGCCTGCCTCGTGCCGGGTAGCGAACCCGGACAAGGGAAAACGCGCCCCGACTCCACCTGGTCAAGGGTCGGCCTGGCCCTCGGTGCACCCGGGCCGGACGGTGCCCACCGGGTGCGGCGCCGTACACGAAGTGCGGTGCCATCTCGCTGGCCGGCGCCGGTCGGCGGGTGGACGGGGTCTGTCCAATAAACGGCCCTGTCTCACATTCGGTGGTGGCAGAGGGTGACGCTATCCGCGAAGGATGCGGTGGCGGAGGAGCGGGAAGCCTGCCCGGCCGTACATCTTCCGCGCGATCAGCTTGGTCTTGGTGTTGACGCCCTCGGTGGGTCCGTTGCTGTGCGGGAGGGTGAGAGCGGCGATCACAGCGTCACGGTCTCGCTCCAGCCCTCGGGTGAAGGCGTGCAGGTGCGGCAGATCGGCCGCGCGGACCTGGGCGATCCAGAGCTCGAGCGTGTCGGCATTTCCTGGGTGCGGCTTCAGGAGCTGGGCGAAGGTCCGGATGTGGGCGGCCAGTTGGGTCACTTCGGGGCAGGCGGCGGTGAGCCGGGCGAGGAGGCCGTGATGCTCGGCCTTGAGGTTGTCGGGCCTGGTGAGCAGCATCCGGGCGAGCCCGCTCGCGGAGATGTGGCTGCGGTCGGCGTCCGCGCGGCCTTGGTTGATGTACTTGTGAAGCCGGTTGATGCAGCCCGTGAACCCGAGGGCTTTGATCTCTTCGAAGAGGTGCAGGACGGGGACGGCGGGGTCTTCGGCCCGGCGTTTTCGCAGGTGCTCGCGGTAGGGATCGACAAGGCTGGCCCGGTACTTGGGGACGCGGAGCATCCGCTCGGGTCGGTCGGCGCGGGCGTAGCGCTTGACGGTGTTCAGGGCCAGTTGCAGGCGGCGGGCACATTCGAGCAGTCCCACGCCCGCCTCGAGGAGGTCGTGGACCTGGTGCCAGCGCTCCAGGGTGGTCTGCGCGCGGGGCCCGTCGTACAGGGGTGCGTCCAGCGCGGTGGCCCAGCAGCCGCTGTGCGCCTTGACCTCGCTCAGGGCGCCTTCGCACAGGTTGTGCCACAAATGCCAGCGATCAGCGATCTGTGTTGCCTTGGGCAGGGCGCGGCGGATGGCCTCGGCGTAGGTGACCGAGCCGTTCGCGGCACACGATCTCGACGCCCGGATGGCTCCGCAGCCACGATTCCAGGGTGTCGGCCGTACGGTCGGGCAGTACGTCGATCCGCTCATGGGTCTCGGCGTCGATCACCACGGTGGCATAGCGGTGCCGTCGGCGCAGAGCGAAATCGTCGACGCTGATCACGCGAGGCACCCGCCCGACGGTCAACGGGATGCGCATCAGGGCGCGCAGGGCAGTGTGACGCGACAAGCCCACCGCGAGTATCGCAAGCAAACGTGCCCCCGCCCGGCCTGCCAACTCTTTGACCACGGCCTTGACTTGCCTGGTCAGACGGGCTGTGCGTCGCTGGTATCGCTCCAGCACGCCAGGCACCTGCTCGCGGAAGGTGTGGCGGCAGCCGCGCGTGGGACATACCAGGTGCCGCACCCGCACACGGACCACCACCCGCCGCCCGCCCACCGGTACGTCGGCCACGGTCCGCAGGTGAAAGCCGTGACGATCGGACGGCGCCCCGCAACCCGGACACGGCACCGGTTCCTCCGGCGTCCGTGCCCGCACCAGAATCCGCTCGGCCTCGCCGGTCACATTCTCGATGGCCAGCGGCGACAGACCCGAAAACACCACATGTACAAGCTCGTTGACATCACACACGCCATGCCAACGCCCCATCACAACCCTCCGCCACCACCGAATGTAAGACAGGGCCGTTTATTGGACAGACCCAGCTGGACGGGCCGCCGGGAAATCCGGCGGCCCGTCAGGAGGATGATTAGGGCGTCGCGATCTGGACTTGGTCGACGGTCCAGAAGGCGCTGTTGGTACCGGTGTATCGGAATTCGACCTTGACGTTGGTGGTGCCGGCGGGAAGGGCCAGCGGAATCTTCTCGACCGCATTGGTGTCCTGTGTGTAATTCTTGACCAGGACCGGAGTGTTGCCGTTGTAGGAGACGTAGACCTTGCCGGTCTGCGGTCCGTCGATGGCGTAGTGGGAGGCGAAGGACAATATTGCGGTACTGCCGCTTACGGGGAACGCGGGCGACTTCAGGGTGGAGTTGAACTGTCCGCTGCCGTGGGACTTGTCGTCCCATTCGTCGGAGTCGGCGACGGCAAAGACGTTCCGCGCCCGCACGTTGGTCTCGCGCCCCTGAGAGAGCTGGGCGTTGGTCCAGAACTCGTCGGTGGCGAAAGACCAGCCCCGCCATTCCGTCGCACCACCAGTCGGCATCGCCGAATTATCGATGGACCATCCGCTCGGTGCGGTGGTGGTCCAGCCCTTCACTGATGACGGGATGCCCTCGTCAACCGCGGAGTTCAGCGAGGGGCGCAGCGAGTCGAACGGGTCGGCGTTCGAAGGGGCGATTATGTCCGAGATGGGCTTTCCGTCCAGGTTCCACGCTGAATTGATGGTGACGCCCATATGCCGCAGGACCGTCGGCGCGATATCGACGTGCTTGATGTCATGACGGACGGTGTTCGCAGGCAGACCACCGCCCTTGGCTATGACGAACGAGTCCCGCTCCCCGGGGGAGTTGCCGCCGTGGCCGCCCGTCTGGAGCACGTGCCCGTGGTCGGAGGTGGCAATGATCAACCAGTCCTCGACACCATAGGTGTCACGCGCCTCGACGGCGTCCATCATCTGCCCGATCAAAGAATCGATGTGCTCCAGCGCCGCCTCGTACTCGGGCGTCCCGGGTCCGTGGCCCTCATGACCCACCTCGTCGAGCTCGTTGAAGTGGACGAACGCAGAGTCGGGGTTGCCGTGCTGCAAGTAGCCTGCGGCGTTGTCGGCGGTCTCGTCGTCGCCGTCCCCAACCCTTAGGTCCACGACGCTCTCGGCCCCGAAGATGTTCTCGTCGAAGAGCGGAGCCCAGTTGCCGAGAACGAGCGTGGACACGTTTGGGTTGTTCGATTCCAGCCGGGTGAGGTAGTCCGGATACTGCGCGTAGTTCTTCTGCCCGAACGCAGTATTGCTGGTGACCATGTGCTTGTCGGGCCACACGCCATGACCGATGGTCGACCAGCCCGGACCGGAAGAAGTATCCGCCATCGGCTGGGCGTAGAGGTTGGCCTGCGAGGTCAAACCACCCGCCTGGATGCTGTCCAGGTTCGGCATGTCGGCACCGGCCAGCGCACTGTATGCGGCACCGTCGATACCAATGACCAAAGACTTGTGAGTGGTCGCGATCTGGACTTGGTCGACGGTCCAGAAGGCGCTGTTGGTACCGGTGTATCGGAACTCTACCTTGACGTTGGTGGTGCCGGCGGGAAGGGCCAGCGGAATCTTCTCGACCGCGTTGGTGTCCTGTGTGTAATCCTTGACCAGGACCGGAGTGTTGTCGTTGTAGGAGACGTAGACCTTGCCGGTCTGCGGTCCGTCGATGGCGTAGTGGGAGGCGAAGGACAATATTGCGGTACTGCCGCTTACGGGGAACGCGGGCGACTTCAGGGTGGAGTTGAACTGTCCGCTGCTGTGGGACTTGTCGTCCCATTCGTCGGAGTCGGCGACGGCAAAGACGTTCCGCGCCCGCACATTGGTCTCGCGCCCCTGATAGAGCTGGGCGTTGGTCCAGAACTCGTCGGTGGCGAAAGACCAGCCCCGCCATTCCGTCGCACCACCAGTCGGCATCGCCGAATTATCGATGGACCATCCGCTCGGTGCGGTGGTGGTCCAGCCCTTCACTGATGACGGGATGCCCTCGTCAACCGCGGAGTTCAGCGAGGGGCGCAGCGAGTCGAACGCGTCAGGGGTGATGTTCGAGATGGGCTTCCCGTCCAGGTTCCAGGCCGAATTGATGGTGACGCCGGCGTGCTTCAGGACGGTGGCCGCGATGTCGGTGATCCGCACGTCATGACGGGTCGAGCCCCCGGTCAGGCCGGTGCCCTTAGCAATGACGAAGGTCTGACGCTCCACTGGGGAGTTGTAACCGTGACCTTGATAATCCGTGGGAGGCCAGGGACTGTCGACGCCGAGTCGGTCTGGGACGTCCCGGTGACCGTGATCGGTGGTGAACATGATCAGCCAGTCCTCGTTGGCGTAGGACGGTCTCGCGGTGACCGCGTTCAGCAGCGTTCCGATGTGGGTGTCGACGTCCTCCAGGGCGTCGAGGTACTTCTGGCTGGCACCGCCGTACGAGTGCCCGGCGCCGTCCACCTCGTCCAATTGCACGAAAGTGGAGTCCGGATTCCCGTTTGTCAGGTAGTCGGCCGCCGTGGCTGCGGTCGCCGCGTCGTCACCCTTGTCGACCCGCAGGTCAACAGCCGACCCGAACACCTGTGTCGTGATGTCGCCCCACGTGCCGACCACGAGTGTCGAGGCTTCCGGCTTCTGGCTTTCCAGTCGCGTCAGATAGTCCGGATAAGTCGAGAACTGGTTGGTATCCCAGCTCTGTCCCATGACCTTGTGCTTGTCGGGCCAGACGCCGTGGCCGATAGTCGACCAGCCAGCCCAGGACAGGGTGTCAGCCATCGGCAGCCCTTGGAGGTTACTCGGCGCCGTCATACCAGCGGACCGAAACGCGTCAAGGTTGGGCATTACGGCATCGCCGAGCTTGTCGAATCTGGCGCCGTCGATACCGATGACGAGTGTTTTCTTCGTCAGTGTGCCGTTGGGCAAGCCGTTGTGAGCGGCGGCAGACGCAGGAGTGGAGGCGATCATCGGGACCGTGGCGGCGGCGACGATCGCCGTCAGTGTGCAGCGCAGAAAGCGCATGAGTTCTCCCCAGAGCGATGGAGGTGTGGGCAGTAAAGCTCGACGCTCGACCGGAACAGCAGGCTCGATGGGAAATCAGGATCGGGGAGAGCCTGGCCCCTGCCCATCGCACAATCAAGCATCGGGGCTCGCCTTTTCACCGCGCCCCCATTCGATAGGGCTATGACCACCATAGTCAAAACGAATGCCCATCCCAATGCCATCATCATGTCCCGTAATACACGGAATTTTCTGCCGCCGCGCGCCATGTGACCCGACGTCAACGTGATTTGTATGCCGGAGTCCACCGGCCTCTCGAATGGCGATCACACTTACCGGTGTTCATGCTCTGCCTGCCTGGCACCGCGACATGACCCAAGACCGAACGCCCAGGCGAACGCATCACCCAACATCGGCTCGCCGCTTGGCAAACACGCGCCAATCGCTCCTTTCCATGCCGCGGTCCAGGCCGACGACTGGCGGACCGCTCGGGCAGGCGGGTCATCACCAACGGCAGTCGTCGTGCGACTGGAGCCTTCCGGAGCGGCCACTGATCGGTGACATCGGGCGAAGGCAGGATGGGAGCGGGCGAGGTCGTAGCAGTCGACGGGCGGACTTGGGCCGCCTGCGGCGGGTGTTGAATGCCGGGACCGACAGGTGTCGGCGTACTCCCTTAAAGTGCTCTGGCAAGATATTCGTAGCCGGAGATCATCCCGGTGCGGGCAGTCGCCCTGTTTGCGGGGTGGGCAGCCGTTAAGAGTGTTCTGTTGAACTGTCAGAGCTGTTACCGCACTTGGCCGGGATGCTGGTCTTCTCGGCTGATACTTCCGGGCCTTTCGCGGTGATTGAGGCTCGTACCCGCTCCTGTGTTCCAGCGGGATGCTGCGAGTGCGGTGTCCTGAGCGACTGGACTCACAGCCGCTATGTCCGGCACCTCGCCGATGCGGCGCTCGGCGGCCGGTCCGGATCGACTTGTCCGTGCGCCGTCTGTGCCGGCACCGCCACCGCCCTACGCGAAGACCAGCACGCGGTCGCCCAGGGGATCACTAGCCCCTACAACTCCGGAGTCAACGAAGGCCGCATCACCGACGTGAAGCTCCAGAAACGCATCATGGCAGGCCGCGCCGGCGTTCCACTCCTCCGACACCGAGTCGTACCGGTAGCCCACCTACGCCGCCGCTACGCGGACCAGCAAACCCACCCCGGGATGATCTCCGGCTACGAGAATCTTGCCAGAGCCACGTTCACGTGTACGCCGACAACAGGTCCAGTTCCCGGCATACCCGGCTCGACCCCGAAGTCGTCGCGGAGGTGGTTGATCGCCTCGTCGGCCTCGTGCGGGACTGGTCGAGCTTCTTCGCGAAGAACACCGAGGCGGCTTACAGGATCTCGTTCGCCCGCCGCAACTCGGCTATCTCCTTGCGGAGCTGGGTGAGCTCGGTTCGCTCGGTACTGATCAGCAGGCCGGGCTGGCTGGCCTGGTCGACCTCGGCTTGACGGGCCCAGTTCCGCAAGGCTTCCGTGTGGATCCCGAGGTCACGTGCCACATGAGTGACCGGCCGCCCCGACGGTCTGGACTCACAGATCGCTCGCTCACACAGTTCATCGGGGTACTTCCATTGTGCAGGCATCGGACCTGGGTTCTCCCATCCGCCAAGGCAATCATGCCTGGCATCAGGGCCGCTACAAAATCCGGTTCAGCTCACCTCTGCCATTGAAGCTCTCTAGAGATCTTCAATGGCTGAGGTTACGGCGGTTGAAAGTCGAGGCCGGTCTTGGCGATGAGGCCGTCGATGAGGCCGGGTCGGTACTGCATCCGTTTGAGCCGGGTCTTCACCAGCGCGGTGAGCTGGTCGAGGCTGTGCTTGGTGAGGGTGGCCAGGGACCGTTTCAGGTGAGACCAGACGCCCTCGACCGTGTTGAACTCGGGTGCGTACGGTGGCAGCTGGTAGACGGTCAGCCATAATCGGGCGTCGATCAGCTGCCGCATGGTGCGGCCGACGTGCGTGTTCAGATTGTCCCAGACCAGGACGATCGGGCCGCCGAGCTGCTGGTGTGCGGCGTCGAGCAGGCGGGCGTAGTCGGTCTCGGTGAAGCCCTTGCGGCGGCCTTTGGCTGGGCCGCGGTCGAGGTGGGTGCGGTAGATCAGTCGGTGCCGGTGGCCGGACTTGGTGCAGATCATTGCCGCCATGCAGACGCGTCTGGTGCCTGCGGCGGTGACCCGCACGACGGGTGTGTGGTCTCGTCGACCCCAGGTGCGGCCTTTGGGCGGCCTCAGCCCCTGGCCGGCTTCGTCCTCGACGCAGAGCCAAGCGCCCAGGTCCGCCGCCGTCTTTTTATGACGGGCCACTGCTCGCCTTCCAGGCGGCGATCTTCTCCTCGTCGCGCTCGGTGGCCTTGCGGGACGGGACCTGCACGCTCCAGCCAATGCGGTGCAGCAGCAGGTCCATCCCGGTCAGGGTGTACTCGACGCCGAACCGGCGCCGCACGACCTCGGCAATCCTCGCCAGAGTCCAGCACTTGTCGCTCCAGCCGACGGCGGCAGGGCCGGCATCCAACACCGCCTCGAGCACCCGCAGTTGACCCGCATCGAGCTTGCAGCGGGCACCACCGGGACCCTTGGAGACCAGGGCCTGCCGACCGCCCGAAGCCAACGCCCGCCGCCAGCGGTTCGCCGACATCCGGGTCACCCTGAACCGCCGGGCCACCTCCCGGTCATGGCCCCGGCCTCGATCAGATCAGCGGCCGCCAACTGGACCCGCTCACGCCGAACCCGCTCCTCAGCCGTCAGCCCTCCGCCATCGGGATACCTCATTCCTCCGGCATAGCGCCGCCCACGACAGCCGTCACTACCCCACGTAACCCACACCCTTAAAGATCTCCAGAGCCGTACAGGTCGGCGATTCAAAGTGACAGCCGAGAGACCGTTTGGTCTCTCGGCTGTCACTTTGCTCAGGGCCTTGGCCGTGGGCCGTCGAAGGCGCGTTGTGGAGGGGCTGGTCGGTCGGCGGACCTCACTGCGCCTGCCGTCAGCTGGTGGGTGTCCAGCGCTGGGCTGCGGTGCCGGTGCACGTGGCCAGCGCGAGCTTGGTGCCGTTGGTGGTGTTTCCTTGGTTCGGTGCCAGGCAGCGGCCGGTGTTGGTCACAGTCAGCTGTGTGCTCAGTTGCCAGTTCTGGGCGGCGGTTCCATTGCAGGTCCGGACGTCGACAGTGGAGCTGGTGGCGTCGAGGCAGACTCCGTTCTTGCCGGTGAGTGTGCCGTTCGGCTGGAACGTCCATCGCTGGTGGGCCAGACCGTGGCATGTGTAGAGGGTCGGCTGGGTGCCGGTGGTTGTGGCCCCGTAGGGCAGGTCGATGCACTTTGAGGCAGCGCCATTGACCAAGGTCACGTCGGTGGGCAACGGGGTGGCGATCTGAACGTTGTCGATGGCCCAGTACCAGTCGTTCTTGGCGTCCTTGAGGCGGAATTTCACGGTGAGTTCCTCGGCGCCTGCGGGGACGTTGACGTTGAGGCTCTCGATGCGGTTCACCGCGTTGGTGTTGTGGGTTTTGATGACTTGGCTGGGCCCGTTGTCGAAGGAGACGAGCACCTGGCCCGTCTGGAGGCCGTCTTGGCGGTAGTGGCTGGCGTAAGTGAGGGTGACGGACGACTCTCCTTCGACGTCGTACGAGGGTGAGACGAGGGTGGAGTCGAAGGTGGTGGTGGCGGACGGACTGCCTTTGTCGTCCCATTCGTCGGGGTCGGCTACCGCGATGACTCCGCGGCCGCGGGTGAAGTGCTCGCGCTCCTGTTCGGGGGCAGTGCGGGACCAGAATTCGTCCGTGGTCAGTGTCCAGCCGCGCCATTCGACGGTGCCGTTGGCGGGCATGTGGGAGTTGTCCACGCTC
This window contains:
- a CDS encoding RICIN domain-containing protein, with amino-acid sequence MAAVVVNTALTGSATASPTFSYLKNAGTNKCLAIPGGSTQDGVGLIQWGCGGWEDHQWKLEEAFTSDVQYYKVVNKKTNKCLGVPGGSVEDGVQVIQWPCGDWFDHYWRFEAVGTNKYRAVNRNSNKCLAVEAGSKEDGARVIQWPCGTWRDHYWKRA
- a CDS encoding alkaline phosphatase family protein, with the translated sequence MRFLRCTLTAIVAAATVPMIASTPASAAAHNGLPNGTLTKKTLVIGIDGARFDKLGDAVMPNLDAFRSAGMTAPSNLQGLPMADTLSWAGWSTIGHGVWPDKHKVMGQSWDTNQFSTYPDYLTRLESQKPEASTLVVGTWGDITTQVFGSAVDLRVDKGDDAATAATAADYLTNGNPDSTFVQLDEVDGAGHSYGGASQKYLDALEDVDTHIGTLLNAVTARPSYANEDWLIMFTTDHGHRDVPDRLGVDSPWPPTDYQGHGYNSPVERQTFVIAKGTGLTGGSTRHDVRITDIAATVLKHAGVTINSAWNLDGKPISNITPDAFDSLRPSLNSAVDEGIPSSVKGWTTTAPSGWSIDNSAMPTGGATEWRGWSFATDEFWTNAQLYQGRETNVRARNVFAVADSDEWDDKSHSSGQFNSTLKSPAFPVSGSTAILSFASHYAIDGPQTGKVYVSYNDNTPVLVKDYTQDTNAVEKIPLALPAGTTNVKVEFRYTGTNSAFWTVDQVQIATTHKSLVIGIDGAAYSALAGADMPNLDSIQAGGLTSQANLYAQPMADTSSGPGWSTIGHGVWPDKHMVTSNTAFGQKNYAQYPDYLTRLESNNPNVSTLVLGNWAPLFDENIFGAESVVDLRVGDGDDETADNAAGYLQHGNPDSAFVHFNELDEVGHEGHGPGTPEYEAALEHIDSLIGQMMDAVEARDTYGVEDWLIIATSDHGHVLQTGGHGGNSPGERDSFVIAKGGGLPANTVRHDIKHVDIAPTVLRHMGVTINSAWNLDGKPISDIIAPSNADPFDSLRPSLNSAVDEGIPSSVKGWTTTAPSGWSIDNSAMPTGGATEWRGWSFATDEFWTNAQLSQGRETNVRARNVFAVADSDEWDDKSHGSGQFNSTLKSPAFPVSGSTAILSFASHYAIDGPQTGKVYVSYNGNTPVLVKNYTQDTNAVEKIPLALPAGTTNVKVEFRYTGTNSAFWTVDQVQIATP
- a CDS encoding transposase; the protein is MPAQWKYPDELCERAICESRPSGRPVTHVARDLGIHTEALRNWARQAEVDQASQPGLLISTERTELTQLRKEIAELRRANEIL